A genomic stretch from Setaria italica strain Yugu1 chromosome VII, Setaria_italica_v2.0, whole genome shotgun sequence includes:
- the LOC101766846 gene encoding phosphoglycerate mutase-like protein 1, with the protein MEPNAGTAVFPLHRCKTIHLLRHAQGVHNVEGDKDHSAYMKPEFFDARITPLGWNQVDRLREHVKKCGLPEKIELVICSPLLRTMQTAVGVFGGENHTNGISAPPLMVENAADSGRPAISSFNCPPFLAVEACRERLGVHPCDKRRSITEYRTLFPAIDFSLIENDEDVLWVPDVRETFESLAERGMKFIDWLWTREEKEIAIVTHSGLLCHTLRMYSKECHPTVRHEVSKYFSNCELRSLVLVDRSMLGSDTPSYNYPGKIPAGLDLPSDVVDEKCLEEEAQERTEPA; encoded by the exons ATGGAGCCCAACGCTGGCACTGCCGTCTTCCCTCTGCACCGCTGCAAAACAATACACCTG CTGAGGCATGCCCAAGGTGTGCACAACGTGGAAGGCGACAAGGATCACAGTGCCTACATGAAACCAGAGTTCTTTGATGCTCGCATCACTCCTTTGGGCTGGAACCAA GTCGACCGTCTACGAGAACATGTGAAAAAATGTGGACTTCCAGAAAAGATTGAGCTGGTTATTTGTTCTCCTTTGCTGAG GACTATGCAGACTGCAGTGGGTGTTTTTGGTGGTGAAAATCATACTAACGGGATAAGTGCACCTCCACTAATGGTGGAAAATGCTGCAGACAGTGGACGTCCGGCAATCTCAAGTTTTAACTGCCCACCATTTCTTGCTGTTGAGGCCTGCAGGGAGCGCTTG GGTGTCCATCCTTGTGACAAGAGGAGGAGCATAACAGAGTATCGTACTCTGTTTCCTGCCATTGATTTTTCACTG ATAGAGAATGATGAAGATGTTCTTTGGGTACCGGATGTCAGAGAAACCTTTGAGTCTCTCGCGGAGAGGGGTATGAAGTTTATTGACTG GTTATGGAcaagagaagagaaagagataGCCATAGTCACTCATAGTGGTTTATTATGTCATACCTTACGCATGTACAGCAAAGAGTGTCATCCTACCGTAAGGCATGAAGTGAGCAAATA CTTTTCAAATTGTGAGCTCCGATCATTGGTGCTGGTTGACAGGAG CATGCTTGGCTCAGATACCCCCAGTTACAATTACCCTGGGAAGATCCCAGCCGGACTTGATTTGCCTAGCGATGTCGTGGATGAGAAGTGCCTTGAGGAGGAAGCGCAAGAGAGAACAGAGCCTGCCTGA
- the LOC101757904 gene encoding phosphoglycerate mutase-like protein: MRSDDEMTRERERERAMSCRSGMKPSAGTAMYPLHRCKTIHLVRHAQGVHNVEGEKDRSAYRSPALLDAPITPLGWRQVDSLREHVKNCGLAKKIELVICSPLLRTMQTAVGVFGGESYTGGVGSPPLMVENAGQSERLAISSLNCPPFLAIETCRERLQGDHPCDKRRSITEYRTLFPAIDFSLIMNDEDVLWLPDVREAHKSVAARGMKFMDWLWTREEKEIAIVTHSVLLQDTLRMYSKECHPTIRYEMSKRFANCELRSMVLVDTSMLGSAGSPSLNYPGEIPTGLDQPSDVIENEEAS, from the exons ATGAGATCAGATGACGAGatgacgagagagagagagagagagagagccatGTCTTGTCGATCAGGGATGAAGCCAAGCGCTGGCACTGCTATGTACCCTTTACACCGCTGCAAAACCATACACCTG GTGAGGCACGCGCAGGGTGTTCACAACGTGGAAGGCGAGAAGGATCGCAGTGCATACAGGTCACCCGCGTTGCTTGATGCTCCAATCACTCCTTTGGGCTGGAGACAA GTTGACAGTCTGCGAGAGCATGTGAAAAATTGTGGGCTTGCAAAAAAGATTGAGTTAGTTATTTGTTCCCCTTTACTGAG GACGATGCAGACTGCAGTGGGGGTTTTTGGTGGTGAAAGCTATACTGGTGGAGTTGGTTCACCTCCTTTAATGGTGGAAAATGCTGGACAAAGTGAACGTCTGGCTATTTCAAGTTTGAACTGCCCACCATTTCTTGCAATTGAGACCTGCAGGGAGCGTTTG CAAGGTGACCATCCATGTGACAAGAGGAGGAGCATTACAGAATATCGAACTCTCTTTCCTGCAATTGATTTTTCACTG ATAATGAATGATGAAGATGTTCTGTGGTTACCAGATGTTAGAGAAGCACATAAGTCGGTTGCAGCGAGGGGTATGAAGTTCATGGATTG GTTATGGAcgagagaagagaaagagataGCTATTGTCACCCATAGTGTTCTATTACAAGATACCTTACGCATGTACAGCAAGGAGTGCCATCCAACCATAAGATACGAAATGAGCAAGCG CTTCGCGAACTGTGAACTCCGATCAATGGTGCTGGTTGATACAAG TATGCTTGGGTCTGCAGGTTCCCCTAGTTTGAACTACCCAGGCGAGATCCCAACCGGACTTGACCAGCCCAGCGATGTCATAGAAAATGAGGAAGCATCTTGA
- the LOC101767518 gene encoding uncharacterized protein LOC101767518 — protein sequence MVSLSTWFRYAAHKFEYSISLSWKKYNVGQINSRELTDAIWKNFFQGKLTFTHWTKGGEAMTPIVSPTGGTLLVRKLANLSPTQVFVGDVVLLKDPEKSDDLIIRRLAALEGYEMVSNDEKDEPFVLEKDQCWVLADNQALKPKEARDSRLFGPVPMTDILGRVIYSLRTAVDHGPVENSGMAMNQDAPVLAVELDVEEMAKNNKT from the exons ATGGTTTCGCTGTCGACGTGGTTCCGCTATGCCGCCCACAAGTTCGAGTACTCCATCTCCCTCTCATGGAAG AAATATAATGTCGGCCAGATCAACAGTAGAGAGCTAACTGATGCGATATGGAAAAACTTCTTCCAAGGCAAGCTCACCTTCACGCATTGGACCAAAGGGGGAGAAGCCATGACTCCCATCGTATCTCCAACTGGAGGAACGCTCCTTGTCAGAAAGCTCGCAAATTTAAGCCCCAC ACAAGTCTTTGTTGGAGATGTCGTCTTGTTAAAAGATCCAGAGAAATCGGATGATTTAATTATTCGACGACTGGCTGCCCTGGAAGGCTATGAGATGGTCTCTAATGATGAGAAGGATGAGCCATTTGTACTTGAGAAAGATCAATGCTGGGTCCTGGCAGACAACCAAGCCCTAAAGCCCAAG GAAGCTAGAGATAGCCGATTGTTTGGACCTGTCCCTATGACCGACATCCTTGGCAGAGTGATATACTCTTTAAGAACAGCCGTCGATCATGGCCCAGTTGAGAACAG TGGCATGGCCATGAACCAGGATGCCCCAGTACTGGCAGTAGAGCTTGATGTGGAAGAGATGGCGAAGAACAATAAGACGTAG